CTCGTCGCCGAATCCCCGGTCCAGCAGCGGTTCCCGGATCGCGGCGGGGCCAATCGGCGAGCGCGCGCTCGAACGCCGCCCGGTACGCGGAGCGCATCGCGGACACCTGCTCGGCGGGCGGATCCGGGACGTCCGGATTCCGGTTCCGCAGCCGCCGGGCCTGCTGCTCCGGCAGGTAGTCGGCGATGTCCTCGTGCGTGGGGTCCAGCAGGACCAGCCCGGCGATCTCAGCGGGGAAGCGCTTCGCGTAGAGCCGCGCGTGCAGACCGCCGAGCGAGTGCCCGACCAGCACGTACGGGCCGGGCACGTTCGCCGCGCGCAGCAGTTCGCGCAGGTCGTCGGTCACCTGCGCGCCGGTGCGCGGGAGCTCGACCGCGTCGCTCCAACCCAGGCCGAGCCGGTCGTGGAGCACGCTGGTGGTGAACTCCGCGACGAGGTCGTGCACGTTCCAGTAGTACAGCCCGGACATCCCGCCACCGGCGAGGAACACCACGGGCGGGCCGCCGGTGCCGGACCGGTGCAGCAGCATCGCGCCGCCCGGGACGACGAAGCGCTCTCCCCGGGGAGCCGTGCTCGCGGTGTCGTCCACGGGACTCCTCGGCCGGAGGGCTCGTCGGTGCTTTCGCTTCGCAGCGTATCGGGCGAGGGGCGCTCGGCCCCGCTACGTGAGCTGCTGGGCGGTGAGGGTGGCGGCGCCCGCGAGGGACAGCAGCATCGCGAGGTTCCGGGTGCGGGCCAGGTCGAGGTGCGCGGCCAGCGGGCGGGCCAGCAGCACGCCCACCGCCGCGGCGGGAGCGAGCAGCACCGCGTAGCGCAGGCTCTCCGCGGTCACCACCCCGGCCAGGCACAGCCCGGCGAAGGTCATCATCGAACCGAGCAGGAAGTACGCGCTCATCGTGCTGCGCAGCCGCGGGCCGGCCAACCGCTGCCACACCATCGCCATCGGCGGCCCGCCGATGGCCGTGGTGGTCGCCATCAGGCCGGAAGCCAGGCCCGCCACCATCACCGCGCGCCGCGTCGGGTGCGGGGTGAAGCCCCACCAGGACGCGAGCACGCCGAGCGCCACCACGGCCGCCACGCACAGCGCGAGGGCGCGCGCGGGCAGCAGCGCCACCAGGACGGCCCCGGCGGCCACTCCGGGAACGCGGCCGAGCAGTGCCCACGCGGTGCCGCGCACGTCGAGGTGCTCGCCTTCCAGCAGCACCACCGCCCCGGTCACCGCCGCCGCGAGCAGCACCACCACCGCGGGCAGCAGCTCCGGCGCGAGCAGCGCGAGGACGGGGGCCGCGAGCATGCCCAGCCCGAACCCGATCGACACCTGCAGCAGCGCGCCGACGAGCACCACGACGCACAGCGCCGCGAACACGCCGCCGCTCATGCGGGCGTCAGCGGGAAGTGGCACCGGCCTTCGTGCGGTTCGCAGCCCACGCCGCCGCGGCGCACCACGGCGGGCGCTTCGGCCGCGCAGCGGTCGGTGGCGTGGTGGCAGCGGGTGCGGAACCGGCAGCCCGAGGGCGGGTTCAGCGGGGACGGGATCTCGCCGCCGAGCAAGATCCGCTCGGATCCCGGCGCAGGGCTGAGCTTCGGTGCCGCGGACATCAACGCGGCAGTGTACGGGTGCAGCGGCCGGTCGAAGACGTCCGAGGTGCGGCCCTGCTCGATGATCTTGCCGAGGTACATCACCGACACCCGGTCGGCGACGTGGCGCACCACCGACAGGTCGTGCGAGATGAACACGTACGACACGCCGAGCCACTGCTGCAGCTCCGCCAGCAGGTTCAGCACCTGGGCCTGCACCGACAGGTCCAGCGCGGAGACCGGTTCGTCGCACACGATCAGGTCCGGGC
This window of the Saccharopolyspora gloriosae genome carries:
- a CDS encoding TSUP family transporter — protein: MPLPADARMSGGVFAALCVVVLVGALLQVSIGFGLGMLAAPVLALLAPELLPAVVVLLAAAVTGAVVLLEGEHLDVRGTAWALLGRVPGVAAGAVLVALLPARALALCVAAVVALGVLASWWGFTPHPTRRAVMVAGLASGLMATTTAIGGPPMAMVWQRLAGPRLRSTMSAYFLLGSMMTFAGLCLAGVVTAESLRYAVLLAPAAAVGVLLARPLAAHLDLARTRNLAMLLSLAGAATLTAQQLT
- a CDS encoding alpha/beta fold hydrolase, whose product is MDDTASTAPRGERFVVPGGAMLLHRSGTGGPPVVFLAGGGMSGLYYWNVHDLVAEFTTSVLHDRLGLGWSDAVELPRTGAQVTDDLRELLRAANVPGPYVLVGHSLGGLHARLYAKRFPAEIAGLVLLDPTHEDIADYLPEQQARRLRNRNPDVPDPPAEQVSAMRSAYRAAFERALADWPRRDPGTAAGPGIRRRGLPAIAAGAEEPAAALRRSPRGRSRARRAADRPVRHGTRSDRRRARTARIAGRRRIRPGQAPALLGPGRGTPPSRDPAAGRRRAFEPHLEPAGRGRARDPGRPGPLT